Proteins encoded by one window of Rhodamnia argentea isolate NSW1041297 chromosome 6, ASM2092103v1, whole genome shotgun sequence:
- the LOC115757100 gene encoding pectinesterase inhibitor 7-like: MLAQRTLALLLHIVPFLAVPSPVPALQSDGTDFIRASCGETLYPDVCYSSLSTYAGSVQQSPRQLARAAIAVSLASAHTMAAYLADLSRRRAAEPRAASAALHDCLTNMGDAVGEMRGSLKQMRRLGDVGDGGSGGASQEGFRLQMSNVQTWMSAALTDEDTCTDGFEDVPEGELKSVVCGRAGEVKKVTSNALALVNSYVNKEAP; the protein is encoded by the coding sequence ATGCTTGCCCAACGCACTCTCGCGCTGCTCCTTCACATCGTCCCGTTCCTCGCCGTCCCTTCCCCGGTCCCCGCTCTCCAATCCGACGGCACCGACTTCATCCGCGCCAGCTGCGGCGAAACCCTCTACCCCGACGTCTGTTACAGCTCCCTCTCCACCTACGCCGGCTCCGTGCAGCAGAGCCCCCGCCAGCTCGCCCGTGCTGCCATAGCCGTCAGCCTCGCGAGCGCCCACACGATGGCGGCCTACCTCGCCGACCTCTCTCGCCGCCGTGCCGCCGAGCCGCGGGCCGCTTCCGCCGCGCTCCACGACTGCCTCACCAACATGGGGGACGCGGTCGGCGAGATGCGCGGCTCGCTGAAGCAGATGCGGAGGCTTGGGGACGTCGGCgacggcggcagcggcggcgcgAGCCAGGAGGGGTTCAGGCTCCAGATGAGCAACGTGCAGACGTGGATGAGCGCCGCCCTGACGGACGAGGACACGTGCACGGACGGGTTCGAGGACGTGCCGGAAGGGGAGTTAAAGTCGGTCGTCTGCGGTCGGGCGGGGGAGGTGAAGAAAGTGACGAGCAACGCATTGGCGTTGGTGAACAGCTATGTGAACAAGGAGGCaccatga
- the LOC115757055 gene encoding pectinesterase has protein sequence MCQEENLIMSGEEAKDMKRIVIKPQSFTVVAWPNTYWKIKPSCLQTPWFVRTSTHVLSPYISRTPRTLKQTIVLLKALPCHFDMNKMVHKLVLCACVLLSSSFGFFIAHGAPMASCARTPFPETCHYFVTAELMSDLERKEFSFRDVALKVTMGEALRAHELVSSMDPSSFDDRARLAWSDCIELYEDSVRLLNHSLSSRNPSDSQTWLSAAITNHQTCRNGFEEFNLASHLESFPLMLSNFSKLLSNSLAINKVSSPPYSSARVSFSKQVRGRRLLGDRGKFPSWVSASDRKLLQTSGAPAKPDLVVAKDGSGNYKTISEAVAASSSKGSGSSRFVIYVKAGVYSENVKVARSMKNLMIVGDGIDATIVTGNKNAEDGSTTFRSATFAVMGNGFIARDITFQNTAGPQKHQAVALLSGSDFSVFYACSFKGYQDTLYVYSQRQFYRNCDVYGTVDFIFGNAVAVLQNCNIYIRKPTSGQKNTVTAQGRTDPNENTGIVVHNSRVTASSDMKPVQGSFKNYLGRPWQKYSRTVFMKTFLDGLIAPQGWAPWSGSFALSTLYYGEYMNTGSGAGTGGRVNWPGYHAEMSVTEAAKFTVGNFLAGDSWLPATGVPFLAGL, from the exons ATGTGTCAGGAAGAGAACTTGATAATGTCGGGAGAAGAAGCCAAAGATATGAAGCGCATCGTGATCAAGCCCCAAAGCTTCAC TGTCGTTGCATGGCCCAACACGTATTGGAAAATCAAACCATCATGCCTTCAAACTCCATGGTTCGTTCGTACCAGTACTCACGTACTATCCCCCTATATAAGTCGAACCCCCAGAACCCTAAAACAGACCATAGTTCTCCTAAAGGCTCTGCCCTGCCACTTCGATATGAACAAGATGGTGCACAAACTTGTTCTTTGCGCCTGTGTTctgctttcttcttcatttgggTTTTTCATTGCGCACGGTGCCCCGATGGCGTCGTGCGCTCGAACCCCGTTCCCCGAAACGTGCCACTATTTCGTCACTGCCGAATTGATGTCGGACCTCGAGCGGAAGGAGTTTTCTTTCCGTGACGTGGCCCTCAAGGTCACTATGGGTGAAGCTCTACGAGCTCACGAGCTGGTGTCCTCCATGGACCCGAGCTCCTTTGATGACCGAGCTAGGTTGGCCTGGTCTGACTGCATCGAGCTCTATGAGGACTCGGTGCGGTTGCTCAATCACTCCCTGAGCTCGAGAAACCCTAGCGACTCTCAAACATGGCTAAGCGCTGCCATCACAAACCACCAAACTTGCCGAAATGGGTTCGAGGAGTTCAATTTAGCATCTCACTTAGAATCCTTCCCTTTGATGTTGAGCAACTTCTCTAAGTTGCTTAGTAACTCCCTAGCAATAAATAAGGTCTCGTCTCCTCCTTATTCATCAGCGAGGGTTTCGTTTAGTAAACAAGTCAGGGGTAGGCGGTTGCTCGGCGATCGTGGAAAGTTTCCATCATGGGTTTCGGCCTCCGATCGGAAGCTTCTTCAAACGAGTGGAGCACCAGCCAAACCTGACCTTGTAGTGGCAAAAGATGGCTCGGGGAACTATAAGACTATTTCGGAGGCGGTGGCAGCATCGTCTAGTAAGGGAAGTGGGAGTTCGAGATTCGTTATATACGTTAAAGCAGGTGTATATAGCGAGAATGTGAAGGTTGCTAGGTCCATGAAGAATCTGATGATTGTTGGAGATGGAATTGACGCCACTATCGTTACCGGCAATAAGAATGCTGAGGATGGTTCGACCACTTTCAGGTCCGCAACTTTTG CTGTTATGGGCAATGGATTCATAGCACGGGACATAACCTTCCAGAACACGGCCGGGCCGCAGAAACACCAAGCTGTGGCGCTCCTCTCTGGCTCGGATTTCTCGGTCTTTTACGCTTGCAGCTTCAAGGGCTATCAAGACACCTTGTACGTCTACTCTCAACGCCAGTTCTACCGTAACTGCGATGTCTACGGGACTGTAGACTTCATTTTTGGGAACGCCGTGGCCGTCCTCCAGAACTGCAACATCTACATAAGGAAACCAACGAGCGGTCAGAAGAACACGGTCACGGCCCAAGGGAGGACCGATCCGAACGAGAACACGGGCATCGTTGTCCATAACTCTCGCGTCACGGCATCCTCGGACATGAAGCCCGTGCAAGGCTCGTTCAAGAACTACCTCGGGCGGCCGTGGCAGAAGTATTCGAGGACGGTGTTCATGAAGACCTTCTTGGATGGCTTGATTGCCCCTCAGGGCTGGGCTCCGTGGAGCGGTAGTTTCGCCTTGAGCACTCTTTATTACGGCGAGTACATGAACACTGGCAGCGGCGCAGGGACCGGTGGGAGAGTGAATTGGCCGGGGTATCACGCAGAGATGAGCGTGACGGAGGCGGCGAAGTTCACGGTTGGGAACTTCTTGGCTGGAGACTCGTGGCTTCCAGCAACCGGAGTGCCGTTCTTGGCCGGGCTCTGA